A single window of Butyricicoccus intestinisimiae DNA harbors:
- the rfbA gene encoding glucose-1-phosphate thymidylyltransferase RfbA encodes MKGIILAGGSGTRLYPLTKVTSKQLLPIFDKPMIYYPMSVLMNAGIRDILIISTPQDTPRFENLLGDGHQFGVNLTYAVQPSPDGLAQAFIIGADFIGNDSVAMVLGDNIFAGHGLKKRLTAAVENAESGRGATVFGYYVDDPERFGIVEFDKNGKAISIEEKPVHPKSNYCVTGLYFYDNRVVEFAKNLKPSARGELEITDLNRIYLEDDSLNVELLGQGFTWLDTGTHESLVDATNFVKTVEQHQHRKIACLEEIAYLNGWISKDELMEVYEVMKKNQYGQYLKDVMDGKYQEHLY; translated from the coding sequence ATGAAAGGCATTATTTTAGCAGGTGGATCGGGCACTCGTCTGTATCCATTAACGAAAGTTACGAGCAAACAACTCCTACCCATTTTTGATAAACCGATGATTTATTACCCGATGTCAGTTCTGATGAACGCTGGCATCCGTGACATTTTGATTATTTCCACACCACAGGATACTCCTCGCTTTGAAAACCTGCTGGGTGATGGACACCAGTTTGGTGTGAATCTGACCTATGCTGTTCAGCCCTCTCCGGATGGACTGGCACAGGCCTTTATCATTGGTGCTGATTTTATTGGCAATGATTCTGTGGCGATGGTTCTGGGCGACAACATTTTTGCGGGCCACGGATTAAAGAAAAGATTGACTGCTGCAGTAGAAAACGCTGAGAGTGGCAGGGGTGCAACAGTATTTGGCTACTACGTGGACGATCCAGAGCGTTTCGGCATCGTTGAGTTCGATAAGAACGGTAAGGCTATTTCTATTGAGGAAAAGCCAGTACATCCGAAGAGCAACTACTGCGTGACTGGCCTGTACTTCTATGATAACCGTGTGGTCGAATTTGCTAAAAACCTGAAACCTTCTGCGCGTGGCGAATTGGAAATCACTGACCTGAACCGCATCTATCTTGAGGATGATTCTTTGAATGTTGAGTTATTAGGTCAGGGCTTCACTTGGCTGGATACTGGAACACACGAGAGTCTGGTGGATGCCACTAATTTCGTAAAGACTGTAGAGCAGCATCAGCATCGTAAGATTGCCTGCCTGGAGGAAATCGCATACCTGAATGGTTGGATCAGCAAGGATGAACTGATGGAAGTCTATGAGGTTATGAAGAAGAACCAGTATGGACAGTATCTGAAGGACGTCATGGACGGCAAGTATCAGGAACATCTGTATTAA
- the rfbB gene encoding dTDP-glucose 4,6-dehydratase, with protein sequence MNIIVTGGAGFIGSNFVFHMLKKYPDYRIICLDKLTYAGNLSTLAPVMDNPNFRFVKADICDREAVDKLFEEEHPDIVVNFAAESHVDRSIEDPGIFLQTNIIGTSVLMDACRKYGIQRYHQVSTDEVYGDLPLDRPDLFFTEETPIHTSSPYSSSKAAADLLVLAYHRTYGLPVTISRCSNNYGPYHFPEKLIPLMIANALADKPLPVYGEGLNVRDWLYVEDHCKAIDLIIHNGRVGEVYNVGGHNEKQNIEIVKIICKELGKPESLITHVGDRKGHDMRYAIDPTKIHNELGWLPETKFEDGIKKTIQWYLDNREWWETIISGEYQNYYEKMYGNRGEA encoded by the coding sequence ATGAATATTATTGTTACCGGTGGTGCTGGTTTTATTGGTAGTAACTTTGTGTTCCACATGCTGAAGAAGTATCCGGATTACCGGATTATCTGCTTGGACAAGCTGACTTATGCAGGCAATTTGTCCACGCTGGCACCTGTTATGGACAACCCGAATTTCCGCTTTGTGAAGGCAGATATCTGCGACCGCGAAGCAGTGGACAAACTGTTTGAAGAAGAACATCCGGATATTGTGGTTAACTTTGCGGCAGAGTCTCATGTTGACCGTTCTATCGAAGATCCGGGTATCTTTCTCCAGACCAATATCATCGGTACCAGTGTTCTGATGGATGCTTGCCGCAAGTACGGTATCCAGCGTTATCATCAGGTTTCTACCGATGAGGTTTATGGCGACTTGCCGCTGGATCGTCCTGACCTGTTCTTTACTGAGGAGACTCCTATTCACACCAGCTCTCCGTACAGCAGCTCCAAGGCTGCCGCTGACCTGTTAGTTCTGGCTTACCATCGTACCTATGGCCTGCCTGTGACCATTTCTCGTTGCTCCAACAACTATGGTCCGTATCACTTCCCGGAGAAGCTGATTCCGCTGATGATTGCTAATGCTCTGGCTGACAAGCCGCTGCCTGTTTACGGCGAGGGTCTGAATGTCCGTGACTGGCTGTATGTTGAAGATCACTGCAAGGCTATTGATCTGATTATTCACAATGGTCGCGTTGGTGAAGTTTACAATGTCGGTGGCCATAACGAAAAGCAGAATATTGAGATCGTGAAGATCATCTGCAAGGAACTGGGCAAGCCGGAGAGCCTGATCACTCATGTTGGTGATCGTAAGGGTCATGATATGCGTTATGCAATCGACCCGACCAAGATTCACAACGAACTGGGTTGGCTGCCGGAAACCAAATTTGAGGATGGCATCAAGAAAACCATCCAGTGGTATCTCGATAACCGTGAGTGGTGGGAGACTATCATCAGCGGCGAGTATCAGAACTACTATGAGAAAATGTACGGAAATCGGGGGGAGGCATAA
- the rfbD gene encoding dTDP-4-dehydrorhamnose reductase, with protein MRFFVTGVGGQLGHDVMNELLKRGHEGLGSDIQENYSGVADGSAVTKAPYVALDITDRNAVEKVITKVNPDAVIHCAAWTAVDMAEDDDKVAKVRAINAGGTQNIADVCKKLDCKMTYISTDYVFDGQGTEPWQPDCKDYKPLNVYGQTKLEGELAVSQTLEKYFIVRIAWVFGLNGKNFIKTMLNVGKAHDTVRVVNDQIGTPTYTYDLARLLVDMNETEKYGYYHATNEGGYISWYDFTKEIYRQAGYKTEVVPVTTAEYGLSKAARPFNSRLDKSKLVEAGFTPLPTWQDALSRYLKEIEE; from the coding sequence ATGAGGTTCTTCGTTACAGGCGTTGGCGGACAACTTGGACATGATGTGATGAACGAACTGCTGAAGCGCGGACATGAGGGCTTAGGCTCTGATATTCAGGAAAATTACAGTGGTGTGGCAGACGGTTCCGCGGTAACGAAAGCACCGTATGTCGCTCTGGACATTACCGATAGGAATGCTGTTGAAAAGGTAATTACAAAAGTAAATCCGGACGCAGTGATCCACTGTGCAGCATGGACTGCTGTGGATATGGCAGAGGATGACGATAAAGTAGCGAAAGTCCGTGCTATCAACGCAGGCGGCACGCAGAATATTGCAGATGTATGCAAGAAACTGGATTGTAAGATGACCTATATCAGCACGGATTATGTGTTTGATGGTCAGGGCACAGAGCCCTGGCAGCCGGACTGCAAGGATTATAAGCCTTTGAATGTATACGGTCAGACAAAGCTGGAAGGTGAGTTGGCAGTCAGCCAGACGCTGGAGAAGTATTTCATTGTCCGCATTGCTTGGGTGTTCGGGCTGAATGGTAAGAATTTTATCAAGACGATGCTGAATGTAGGCAAGGCACATGACACTGTCCGTGTGGTCAATGACCAGATCGGTACACCAACCTATACATATGATTTGGCTCGGCTGTTGGTCGATATGAACGAAACCGAAAAATACGGTTACTATCATGCGACTAACGAGGGCGGCTATATTAGCTGGTACGATTTCACGAAAGAAATTTATCGTCAGGCTGGATATAAGACAGAAGTGGTTCCTGTCACGACGGCAGAGTATGGTTTGAGCAAGGCGGCTCGCCCGTTTAACAGCCGTTTGGACAAGAGCAAGCTGGTGGAAGCAGGATTTACACCGCTTCCGACCTGGCAGGATGCACTGAGCCGTTACCTGAAAGAAATCGAGGAGTAA
- the rfbC gene encoding dTDP-4-dehydrorhamnose 3,5-epimerase, translating to MGQIKVEKNVGGIEGLCVIEPAVHGDTRGYFMETYNEKDMKEAGIDIHFVQDNQSMSTKGVLRGLHFQKQYPQCKLVRAVRGTVFDVAVDLRSNSETYGKWYGVTLSAENKKQFLIPEGFAHGFLVLSDEAEFCYKVNDFWHPNDEGGMAWNDPEIGIEWPELKGEYKSSASAEGYTLEDGTALNLSDKDQKWLGLKDTFKF from the coding sequence ATGGGACAGATTAAAGTAGAGAAGAATGTAGGCGGCATCGAAGGACTTTGTGTGATTGAGCCTGCTGTTCACGGTGATACACGCGGTTATTTTATGGAAACCTACAATGAAAAAGATATGAAGGAAGCTGGCATCGACATTCATTTTGTACAGGATAATCAGTCCATGTCCACGAAGGGCGTGCTGCGCGGTCTGCATTTCCAGAAGCAGTATCCGCAGTGCAAGCTGGTACGCGCCGTGCGCGGAACTGTGTTTGATGTCGCTGTGGATCTTAGAAGCAATTCCGAAACTTATGGTAAGTGGTATGGTGTGACTCTGTCTGCTGAGAATAAGAAGCAGTTCCTCATTCCGGAGGGATTTGCACACGGTTTCCTTGTTCTGAGCGATGAAGCAGAGTTCTGCTATAAGGTTAATGACTTCTGGCATCCGAATGATGAGGGTGGTATGGCTTGGAACGACCCGGAGATTGGCATTGAATGGCCGGAACTGAAGGGTGAGTACAAGAGCAGCGCAAGTGCAGAAGGCTATACGCTGGAAGATGGTACTGCACTGAACCTGAGCGATAAGGATCAGAAGTGGTTGGGACTGAAAGATACGTTTAAGTTTTGA
- the cps2T gene encoding beta 1-4 rhamnosyltransferase Cps2T gives MQRENEVQHVFLVGAKSLGAYGGYETFVYKLTEHHQNKKNIKYHVACKANGDGCMDETKVGGVTRINDHEFEFHNAHCFKIDIPQIGAAQAIYYDVAALNACCKYVKEHKIKYPIVYIMACRIGPFASHFYKEIHKLGGAVYLNPDGHEWMRAKWSAPIRKYWKISEQMMVKYCDLAICDSVNIEKYIHECYDGKGIKGRNPKTTFIAYGADLTLSKLADDDEKLVNWYKEKGLTKKDYYLVVGRFVPENSFEVMIREFMKSNSKKDFAIITNVNDKFLNELEEKLHFKSDKRIKFVGTVYDQELLKKIRENAYAYFHGHTVGGTNPSLIEALGSTDLNLLVDVGFNKEVAEDCALYWSREPGSLARLIDRADKMSTEETAEMGRRAKTRVAEEYTWDKICGQYEEVFLNNK, from the coding sequence ATGCAGCGGGAAAACGAAGTACAACACGTATTTCTGGTAGGAGCTAAAAGCCTAGGAGCATATGGTGGTTATGAAACCTTTGTATATAAGCTGACAGAACACCATCAGAATAAGAAAAATATTAAATATCATGTGGCGTGTAAAGCTAACGGTGACGGCTGCATGGACGAAACAAAAGTGGGAGGCGTAACGAGAATCAATGACCATGAGTTTGAATTCCACAATGCGCACTGTTTCAAAATTGATATTCCTCAGATTGGTGCAGCACAGGCGATTTATTATGATGTTGCGGCATTGAATGCATGTTGCAAGTACGTAAAAGAACATAAAATCAAGTATCCGATCGTTTATATTATGGCTTGCCGTATTGGACCATTTGCAAGTCATTTCTATAAGGAGATTCATAAGCTGGGCGGTGCGGTTTATTTGAACCCGGATGGTCATGAGTGGATGAGAGCCAAGTGGTCGGCTCCGATTCGTAAATACTGGAAGATTTCTGAGCAGATGATGGTCAAATATTGTGATCTTGCTATCTGCGATTCTGTGAATATCGAAAAGTATATCCATGAATGTTATGACGGGAAAGGAATCAAGGGCAGAAATCCTAAGACCACATTCATTGCTTATGGTGCAGATTTGACACTCAGCAAGCTGGCTGATGACGATGAAAAGCTGGTGAACTGGTACAAGGAAAAAGGTCTGACGAAGAAGGATTATTACCTTGTCGTTGGGCGTTTCGTACCGGAAAACTCTTTTGAGGTTATGATTCGTGAATTTATGAAGAGTAACAGTAAAAAGGATTTCGCCATCATCACAAATGTGAATGATAAGTTTTTGAATGAGTTGGAAGAAAAACTTCACTTCAAAAGCGACAAGAGGATCAAATTTGTCGGTACAGTGTACGATCAGGAACTCTTAAAAAAGATAAGGGAGAATGCCTACGCATATTTCCATGGTCATACAGTGGGAGGTACTAACCCTTCACTTATCGAAGCTCTTGGTAGCACCGATTTGAATCTATTGGTTGATGTTGGCTTTAACAAAGAAGTCGCAGAAGACTGTGCTTTGTACTGGAGCCGCGAACCGGGCAGCCTTGCAAGATTGATTGATCGTGCAGATAAGATGAGTACCGAGGAAACTGCAGAAATGGGTCGAAGGGCCAAGACGCGTGTGGCTGAAGAATATACGTGGGACAAGATATGCGGACAGTATGAAGAAGTGTTTTTGAACAATAAATAG
- a CDS encoding NAD-dependent epimerase/dehydratase family protein — translation MNILILGAAGFIGTNLAIELAKDTSNRITLVDKKRMYFSADVLADNVNIVESDLGINMDYAILENKDVVYHLVSTNVPTTSNQHISQDIEANVLFSAHLFEECVKYDVKKMVFISSGGTVYGKESSCPLSEGTPTNPISSYGVQKITIEKLLYLYNYMYGLDYRIIRLANPYGPYQRPNGILGAVTTFTYKALKGEEITVYGDGSVIRDFIYIDDAVKGILNIVNGENKHHTFNLGCGYGTSIRDVLDSVRKSLGREISVVYKAGRAVDVPVNYLDIGRYEKYYGKLNPICLEEGIRKTAEFMKRKMIL, via the coding sequence ATGAACATATTGATTTTAGGAGCGGCAGGTTTTATTGGCACTAATCTTGCAATCGAACTTGCAAAAGATACATCAAACAGAATAACGCTTGTTGATAAAAAACGAATGTATTTTAGCGCAGATGTTCTGGCAGATAATGTAAACATTGTCGAATCAGATTTAGGCATAAATATGGATTATGCTATTCTGGAAAATAAGGATGTAGTTTATCATTTAGTTAGTACTAATGTCCCTACTACATCTAATCAGCATATTTCGCAGGATATAGAGGCAAACGTCTTGTTCTCAGCACACTTATTTGAGGAGTGCGTTAAGTACGATGTGAAAAAAATGGTGTTTATATCATCAGGTGGAACAGTGTATGGAAAAGAGTCATCGTGTCCACTTTCTGAGGGAACACCCACCAATCCGATATCTTCATATGGAGTGCAAAAGATAACAATTGAAAAACTTTTATATCTATATAATTATATGTATGGACTTGATTACCGTATTATTCGTCTTGCAAACCCATATGGACCATATCAAAGACCGAATGGAATTCTTGGAGCTGTAACAACTTTTACATATAAAGCACTTAAAGGTGAAGAGATTACGGTCTATGGAGATGGATCGGTTATTAGAGATTTTATTTATATTGACGATGCCGTTAAAGGAATTCTAAATATAGTTAATGGGGAAAACAAGCATCATACATTTAATTTGGGATGTGGATATGGTACAAGCATTCGAGACGTCCTTGATTCAGTTAGGAAATCCCTTGGCCGTGAAATAAGTGTTGTGTATAAAGCGGGTCGAGCGGTTGATGTACCAGTCAATTATTTAGATATTGGTAGATATGAAAAATACTACGGCAAATTAAACCCAATCTGCCTTGAAGAGGGAATTAGAAAGACTGCTGAGTTTATGAAGAGGAAAATGATTCTATGA
- a CDS encoding glycosyltransferase family 4 protein, which translates to MKNILFLHAGAEMYGADKVMLDLIKRLDKSKFQPLVILPTEGVLVDALKDEGVNVMVMPYPIMRRKYFNLKGVIQYGFNLIKYINKITSIAKEYHIDLIHTNTAATLEGGFVSRKLHVPHLWSIHEIIVSPKIMYTVTSKLIAKYSSIAITDSKAVKDHLDASGYFQPDAVKVIYNGVDSKRFKPENDCDYLYDEWKIPQNARIIGMMGRVNSWKGQGDFLKAANIIMAKYSDVYTVFVGAAFEGEEWREKELADAIAQSPYKNRIINKGYRTDSEGIYKLYDVFVLPSTNPDPLPTVVLEAMATGKPIVGYKHGGVCEMVKEDYNGLLAEVRNPEDLACKIESLLEDDNKRKNMGVNSRSRLLEKFSIEAYVQNYAAEYDRLTRNNT; encoded by the coding sequence ATGAAAAATATATTGTTTTTACATGCGGGGGCTGAGATGTATGGGGCTGACAAAGTAATGCTCGATCTCATAAAAAGACTAGATAAGTCAAAGTTTCAACCACTTGTAATTCTTCCCACGGAAGGGGTTCTGGTGGATGCGCTTAAGGATGAAGGTGTAAATGTGATGGTTATGCCTTATCCGATTATGAGAAGAAAGTACTTCAATTTAAAAGGAGTAATTCAGTACGGCTTCAATCTCATAAAATACATTAACAAAATAACATCTATAGCAAAGGAATACCACATTGATTTGATTCACACGAACACTGCAGCGACACTGGAAGGCGGTTTTGTAAGTAGAAAGCTACACGTTCCCCACCTCTGGAGCATTCACGAGATTATCGTAAGTCCGAAAATTATGTATACTGTAACGAGCAAGTTGATTGCAAAATACTCCAGCATTGCAATTACAGATTCGAAGGCTGTCAAAGATCATTTGGATGCTTCTGGTTACTTCCAACCGGATGCAGTTAAGGTAATATACAATGGAGTAGATAGTAAGAGATTCAAGCCAGAAAATGACTGTGACTACTTGTATGATGAGTGGAAGATTCCCCAAAATGCTCGAATTATAGGTATGATGGGACGTGTCAACAGTTGGAAAGGACAGGGAGATTTCCTGAAAGCAGCCAATATTATCATGGCTAAGTATTCTGATGTATATACAGTTTTTGTTGGAGCGGCTTTTGAAGGGGAAGAATGGCGTGAAAAGGAACTTGCAGATGCAATTGCTCAGTCACCGTATAAAAATCGAATTATAAATAAAGGGTATCGTACTGATAGTGAGGGGATTTATAAGCTTTATGATGTGTTCGTGCTACCAAGCACAAATCCGGATCCTTTGCCTACTGTAGTGTTGGAAGCAATGGCAACAGGAAAACCGATTGTGGGTTATAAACACGGCGGCGTATGTGAGATGGTTAAAGAGGATTACAATGGTCTGCTTGCAGAGGTGAGAAACCCAGAAGATTTGGCTTGTAAGATTGAATCACTGCTTGAAGACGACAATAAAAGGAAAAATATGGGAGTAAATTCAAGAAGTCGACTTCTTGAAAAATTCTCAATTGAGGCGTATGTTCAAAATTATGCGGCAGAGTATGACAGACTGACTAGGAATAACACATGA
- a CDS encoding acyltransferase, whose protein sequence is MMEKNIQLKDKINILYRTGIKAVRGCFRRLFLKETHGMLFVGKGVQISHGNHIRCGKNVKFEDYAEIHGLCSDGLNFGDYVTISRGVMIRPSSYYGGDYGIGLTMGEHSSIGPYGYVGCSGKINIGKNVMFGPKCSLFAENHVFSDTEHSIKSQGVKQKGITIEDDCWIGSNVTILDGVTIGKGSVIGAGTLVTKDIKAGSIVVDKREKTIRER, encoded by the coding sequence ATGATGGAAAAGAACATTCAATTAAAGGATAAGATTAATATTCTTTACAGAACAGGAATAAAGGCGGTGAGAGGATGCTTTAGACGACTGTTTCTTAAAGAGACGCATGGTATGCTTTTTGTAGGAAAAGGAGTACAGATTTCACACGGAAATCATATCCGGTGTGGCAAAAATGTCAAGTTTGAGGATTATGCTGAAATTCACGGCTTGTGTTCAGACGGACTGAACTTTGGAGATTATGTAACTATAAGCCGTGGGGTTATGATTCGACCATCTAGTTATTATGGTGGGGATTATGGCATAGGCTTGACGATGGGAGAACACAGTTCGATTGGTCCATACGGCTATGTCGGATGCTCTGGAAAAATAAATATCGGAAAAAATGTAATGTTTGGTCCAAAGTGTAGTCTGTTTGCAGAAAACCATGTGTTTTCTGATACGGAACACAGCATCAAAAGTCAAGGGGTTAAGCAAAAGGGCATTACCATTGAAGATGATTGCTGGATCGGAAGTAATGTAACAATTCTTGATGGAGTGACGATTGGAAAAGGAAGTGTTATCGGTGCAGGAACGCTGGTGACCAAGGACATCAAGGCTGGTAGTATTGTTGTTGATAAAAGAGAAAAAACGATAAGAGAAAGGTGA
- a CDS encoding acyltransferase family protein, whose product MISKENTQILKGLAISMVIVEHLGQVLHIAALNPLGPIGVCLFLFVSGYGLSCSYKKNGRNKYFSKRILKVYIPYLVSIAIFSIWSYFIGKTLTVKAIFSYAILKELPQGSFWYLQLLFYWYMVFYFLTFLFDNEKVLATALCVATFVITVYSGFNRLYVWQFASFPAGIIISKNKQMTFKIPKNIRGALLLTVSVIMVILKKTQYVEAHELGVADTILQIGITWCLSLLMFCVTEHLKRKKALEKLILAIGSVSYELYLAHVLPLDWLKQQVTTKNLLFYGIIVLLFTTILYVADFFIQRIEKNMMRN is encoded by the coding sequence ATGATTTCAAAAGAGAATACACAGATTCTAAAGGGACTGGCTATTTCGATGGTAATAGTGGAGCACTTAGGACAAGTATTGCATATCGCTGCACTAAATCCACTGGGGCCGATTGGAGTTTGCCTTTTTCTCTTTGTTTCCGGGTATGGCCTATCCTGTTCATATAAGAAGAATGGACGAAATAAATACTTTTCTAAAAGAATTCTAAAAGTTTATATCCCATATCTTGTCTCAATAGCTATATTTAGCATATGGTCGTATTTCATCGGGAAAACTCTGACTGTCAAAGCAATCTTTAGTTATGCGATATTAAAGGAACTTCCTCAAGGATCGTTTTGGTATTTGCAATTGCTGTTTTACTGGTATATGGTTTTCTATTTTCTGACATTTCTATTTGACAATGAAAAAGTATTGGCAACAGCTTTATGTGTTGCGACCTTTGTAATAACAGTCTATAGCGGGTTTAACAGACTTTACGTTTGGCAATTTGCGTCATTCCCTGCTGGTATTATAATTTCTAAGAATAAACAAATGACATTTAAAATACCTAAAAATATTAGGGGGGCATTGCTTCTCACTGTATCCGTAATTATGGTTATTTTAAAGAAAACTCAGTATGTAGAAGCACATGAATTGGGAGTTGCAGATACGATTCTTCAGATAGGAATTACATGGTGTTTAAGTTTACTTATGTTTTGTGTAACTGAGCACCTGAAAAGAAAAAAGGCGTTAGAAAAGTTGATCCTTGCGATTGGAAGTGTTTCATATGAACTGTATTTAGCTCATGTGTTACCTCTTGATTGGTTGAAACAGCAAGTGACAACAAAGAATCTTTTATTCTATGGAATAATTGTGCTGCTGTTTACCACGATTTTGTATGTAGCAGATTTTTTTATACAAAGAATAGAGAAGAACATGATGAGGAATTAG
- a CDS encoding glycosyltransferase family 2 protein: protein MKIVSFTMVNNESEIIESFVRYNYNFVDEMVIIDNGCTDSTIKIVRKLIAEGFNITVYDESLEAYNQYRLDNKYLNKIIDEIKPDMILPLDADEFLTGENNPREILEKLPLNSIYYVTWRWYVMTKEDKQKEAFIPKKMQYCLTRPAWNYSDGTPVTKSIIPAKYYKKMGLTLSMGHHTVFGNDKAKITRLNNLQFAHYRAISEQQLIYKTCCYTMRDISTMENNFETAQRTNQMAIIERGSSMWEAAEESSYGGYTCEIEKRPLELKFCTKCDLEMKYVELSSESVEKRILYTGREMAVRAYNSERSKKEKFFLKPIVLWLDGIRGEECVFPDPSNKLTILTEMYNVRGLVTLTEEIKFLKANYRLIVTPDFVKFIPHEYIVIADQKNYEEIRKQLVSEGLSEEQIISLSEYKKHLGIFKRVYCALCFIPSMTGRVNQYLRRNGFMTTVNKVRQRLKNNRG from the coding sequence ATGAAAATTGTATCATTTACTATGGTAAATAATGAAAGTGAGATTATAGAATCCTTTGTTCGCTACAATTATAATTTTGTTGACGAAATGGTGATTATTGATAATGGGTGTACTGACAGTACAATAAAAATCGTTAGAAAATTGATAGCAGAGGGGTTTAATATTACTGTCTATGATGAATCACTGGAGGCATATAACCAGTATCGTTTAGATAATAAATATCTTAATAAAATAATTGATGAAATTAAGCCTGACATGATTTTGCCATTGGATGCAGATGAGTTTTTAACAGGTGAGAATAATCCACGTGAAATTCTTGAAAAACTTCCGCTGAATAGTATTTATTATGTAACTTGGCGTTGGTACGTCATGACAAAAGAAGATAAACAAAAGGAAGCTTTTATTCCTAAAAAAATGCAATACTGTTTGACGCGTCCAGCGTGGAACTATTCGGACGGTACACCAGTAACAAAATCAATTATTCCAGCGAAATACTATAAGAAAATGGGTCTTACCCTTTCAATGGGACATCATACCGTGTTTGGAAATGATAAGGCAAAAATTACAAGATTGAACAACCTTCAATTTGCACATTATAGGGCAATTAGTGAGCAGCAATTGATTTATAAAACATGCTGTTACACAATGCGTGATATTTCAACAATGGAGAATAATTTTGAAACTGCGCAGCGAACAAATCAAATGGCAATAATCGAGCGAGGTTCAAGCATGTGGGAAGCAGCGGAGGAATCTTCGTATGGTGGGTACACATGTGAAATAGAAAAAAGGCCATTAGAGTTAAAATTCTGCACTAAATGTGATCTTGAAATGAAATATGTGGAATTGTCTAGCGAAAGTGTAGAAAAGAGAATTTTATATACGGGACGCGAGATGGCTGTAAGAGCGTACAATTCCGAAAGGAGTAAAAAAGAAAAATTTTTTTTGAAACCAATCGTTCTTTGGCTTGACGGTATACGAGGTGAGGAGTGTGTATTTCCAGATCCTTCGAATAAATTAACAATTTTGACAGAAATGTATAATGTTCGTGGTTTGGTTACGCTAACGGAAGAAATAAAATTCCTAAAAGCTAATTATCGATTGATTGTTACGCCGGACTTTGTGAAATTCATACCGCATGAATATATTGTAATTGCTGATCAAAAGAATTATGAAGAAATTAGAAAACAACTTGTGTCTGAGGGGCTTTCTGAAGAACAGATTATTTCATTGTCCGAATACAAAAAACATCTTGGCATATTTAAAAGGGTTTATTGTGCGCTTTGCTTTATACCAAGTATGACAGGACGAGTAAATCAGTATTTAAGACGGAATGGATTCATGACTACGGTTAATAAAGTAAGACAGCGATTAAAGAATAATAGAGGATAA
- a CDS encoding glycosyltransferase family 2 protein: MDVSVIVPFYKGNKYINNILKMMKDNAAEAQNLSIELIIVNDSPDVEVKLDNNLIEGYEFSIIKHSKNRGIQQARVTGIQQSRGKYILMLDQDDEIKKNTIKSQYLAVNGGDAVISNGYARDEYGKNIPLFTNSQQMKYVNNYSFYFYFGNVIASPGLCLIKKKLIPELWLNNIMSINGADDWLLWVAFLNKGGKFVLNDELLYTHVNDGDNTSNDNKKMIKSSMEALQIAENNESFKKKLLNVYRRRLSMRQEYLDGSKVSKIMAYLKNPDIAVRLAKYKKA; encoded by the coding sequence ATGGATGTATCAGTGATCGTTCCTTTTTATAAGGGAAATAAGTATATTAATAACATACTTAAAATGATGAAAGATAACGCAGCAGAGGCGCAGAATCTTTCTATTGAATTGATAATTGTAAATGATTCACCAGATGTTGAAGTGAAATTAGATAATAATTTAATTGAAGGATATGAATTTAGCATTATCAAGCATAGTAAGAATAGAGGAATACAGCAAGCACGTGTTACCGGAATACAACAATCACGAGGAAAGTACATTTTGATGCTGGATCAAGATGATGAGATTAAAAAGAATACAATAAAAAGTCAGTATCTAGCTGTAAATGGAGGAGATGCTGTCATCTCAAATGGATATGCTCGAGACGAATATGGGAAGAATATTCCTTTATTTACTAACTCACAGCAGATGAAATATGTTAATAATTATTCTTTTTACTTTTATTTCGGAAATGTGATTGCTTCACCAGGACTTTGCTTGATAAAGAAAAAATTAATACCAGAGTTATGGCTCAACAATATAATGAGTATAAACGGAGCTGATGATTGGCTTTTATGGGTTGCGTTCTTAAATAAGGGTGGGAAATTTGTCTTAAATGATGAACTGTTATATACACATGTAAATGATGGAGATAACACCTCAAATGATAATAAAAAAATGATAAAGTCTTCAATGGAAGCATTACAGATAGCGGAGAACAACGAATCATTTAAAAAAAAATTGCTTAATGTATATCGTAGAAGATTGAGCATGCGTCAGGAATATTTGGATGGAAGTAAGGTTAGCAAAATAATGGCATATTTAAAAAATCCTGATATTGCCGTTAGGTTGGCTAAATATAAAAAAGCGTGA